A genomic window from Thiomonas arsenitoxydans includes:
- the gph gene encoding phosphoglycolate phosphatase (PGP is an essential enzyme in the glycolate salvage pathway in higher organisms (photorespiration in plants). Phosphoglycolate results from the oxidase activity of RubisCO in the Calvin cycle when concentrations of carbon dioxide are low relative to oxygen. This enzyme is a member of the Haloacid Dehalogenase (HAD) superfamily of aspartate-nucleophile hydrolase enzymes (PF00702).) yields the protein MFDLVMFDLDGTLVETAPEIADAVNDLLRDQQLPEVSEHLIRAWIGHGTRELMLHAYAHATGLEEETVRRTGTLDILMPRFAEFYAVRTGQRSRLYPDVLSTLKALRAAQVRIALVTNKEQRFATTVLMVHGIRHYFDMVVAGDTLEAKKPDPLPVRYCLDAFKLRANRALFVGDSEIDVATARAAGVAVWAVPYGYNHGKSIALAEPDRIIPTVAAVAEAVRASALHASD from the coding sequence ATGTTCGATTTGGTGATGTTCGACCTCGACGGTACGCTGGTGGAAACCGCGCCGGAAATCGCCGACGCGGTCAACGACCTGCTGCGCGATCAGCAACTGCCCGAAGTCTCCGAGCATCTGATCCGCGCCTGGATCGGACATGGCACGCGCGAACTCATGCTGCACGCCTATGCGCATGCCACCGGCCTCGAAGAAGAGACGGTGCGGCGCACCGGCACGCTCGACATCCTGATGCCGCGCTTTGCCGAGTTCTATGCCGTGCGTACCGGGCAGCGCAGCCGCCTCTATCCCGATGTGCTCAGTACGCTCAAGGCCTTGCGCGCGGCGCAGGTACGCATCGCGCTGGTCACCAACAAAGAACAGCGCTTCGCCACCACGGTGCTCATGGTGCATGGCATCCGTCACTACTTCGACATGGTGGTGGCCGGCGATACGCTCGAAGCCAAGAAGCCCGATCCGCTGCCGGTGCGCTACTGCCTCGACGCCTTCAAGCTGCGGGCAAACCGCGCGCTGTTCGTCGGCGATTCCGAGATCGATGTCGCCACCGCGCGTGCCGCCGGCGTGGCGGTCTGGGCGGTGCCCTATGGCTACAACCACGGCAAGTCGATCGCCCTGGCCGAGCCCGATCGCATCATTCCCACGGTGGCCGCAGTCGCCGAGGCCGTGCGGGCGTCGGCCTTGCACGCTTCCGATTGA
- the gap gene encoding type I glyceraldehyde-3-phosphate dehydrogenase, with protein sequence MTIRIAINGFGRIGRMVFRAVAQEAEFKDLEIVAINDLLEPDYLAYMLQYDSVHGRFNGTVGVEGNNLVVNGKKIRLTAERDPANLKWNEVNADVVVEATGFFLTLDTCQKHIDAGAKKVVQSAPSKDDTPMFVYGVNHSKYAGEKIVSAASCTTNCLAPVAKVLNDSFGIKRGLMSTVHAATATQKTVDGPSSKDWRGGRGILDNIIPSSTGAAKAVGKVIPELNKKLTGMAFRVPTPDVSVVDLTVELNKEASYADICAAMKAASEGPLKGVLGYTEDKVVSTDYRGCSMPSIFDADAGIALDSTFVKVVSWYDNEYGYTCNMMRFVKHVASN encoded by the coding sequence ATGACCATTCGCATCGCCATCAATGGATTCGGCCGCATCGGCCGCATGGTGTTCCGCGCCGTGGCGCAGGAAGCCGAGTTCAAAGACTTGGAGATCGTCGCCATCAACGACCTGCTCGAGCCGGACTACCTGGCTTACATGCTGCAGTACGACTCGGTGCATGGCCGCTTCAACGGCACGGTGGGCGTGGAAGGCAACAACCTGGTGGTCAACGGCAAGAAAATCCGCCTCACCGCCGAGCGCGATCCCGCCAACCTGAAGTGGAACGAAGTGAATGCCGACGTGGTGGTTGAAGCCACCGGCTTCTTCCTCACCCTCGATACCTGCCAGAAGCACATCGACGCTGGCGCCAAGAAAGTGGTGCAATCCGCCCCCTCCAAGGACGACACGCCGATGTTCGTCTATGGCGTGAACCACTCCAAGTACGCTGGCGAGAAAATCGTCTCCGCCGCCTCCTGCACCACCAACTGCCTGGCCCCCGTGGCCAAGGTGCTCAACGACAGCTTCGGCATCAAGCGCGGCCTGATGAGTACGGTGCACGCCGCCACCGCCACGCAGAAGACCGTGGACGGCCCGTCGAGCAAAGACTGGCGCGGCGGCCGGGGCATCCTGGACAACATCATCCCGTCGAGCACCGGCGCGGCCAAGGCGGTGGGCAAAGTCATTCCCGAGCTGAACAAAAAGCTCACCGGCATGGCCTTCCGCGTGCCCACGCCTGACGTCTCTGTGGTCGACCTGACCGTCGAGCTGAACAAGGAAGCCAGCTACGCCGACATCTGCGCGGCGATGAAGGCCGCTTCCGAAGGCCCGCTCAAGGGCGTGCTCGGCTATACCGAAGACAAGGTGGTCTCCACCGACTATCGCGGCTGCTCCATGCCGTCGATCTTCGACGCCGATGCCGGTATCGCTCTCGATTCCACCTTCGTCAAGGTCGTGTCCTGGTACGACAACGAGTACGGCTACACCTGCAACATGATGCGCTTCGTCAAGCACGTCGCCAGCAACTGA
- a CDS encoding phosphoglycerate kinase, whose product MQILTFEEVCKRGFAQDKRVFIRADLNVPFNDKGEITEDTRVRASVPAVKMALDAGAGVMITSHLGRPTEGEFKPEDSLAPVAKRLSELLGLPVKLQANWVDGGFDVRPGEVVMLENARVNKGEKKNDDALSQKIAKLCDIYVNDAFGTAHRAEATTYGIAKYAPIACAGPLLAAEIDAISRALEKPARPLVAIVAGSKVSTKLTILQALADKVDGLIVGGGIANTFMLAEGLPIGKSLAEPDLVDEAKKVIAKMKERGAEVPIPEDVVVAKQFSATAEATVKDAKDVAADDLILDIGPKTAAKLAAKLKTAGTIVWNGPVGVFEFDAFANGTKVLAEAIASSPAFSIAGGGDTLAAIAKYGITDRIGYISTGGGAFLEVLEGKQLPAFEILQQRAKQPLS is encoded by the coding sequence ATGCAAATCCTGACCTTTGAAGAAGTGTGCAAGCGCGGCTTCGCCCAGGACAAGCGCGTATTCATTCGCGCCGATCTGAACGTGCCGTTCAACGACAAGGGCGAGATCACCGAAGACACCCGGGTGCGCGCTTCCGTGCCCGCAGTGAAAATGGCGCTCGACGCCGGTGCCGGGGTGATGATCACCTCGCACCTGGGCCGCCCGACCGAAGGTGAATTCAAGCCCGAGGATTCGCTGGCCCCCGTGGCGAAGCGCCTGAGCGAGCTGCTCGGCCTGCCGGTCAAGCTGCAGGCCAACTGGGTGGACGGCGGCTTTGACGTGCGTCCTGGCGAAGTGGTCATGCTCGAAAACGCTCGCGTCAACAAGGGCGAGAAAAAGAACGACGACGCGCTGTCGCAAAAAATCGCCAAGCTCTGCGACATCTATGTGAACGACGCTTTCGGCACCGCCCACCGCGCTGAGGCGACCACCTATGGCATCGCCAAGTACGCGCCCATCGCCTGTGCGGGCCCCCTGCTGGCGGCTGAGATCGACGCCATCAGCCGCGCGCTGGAAAAACCTGCGCGCCCGCTGGTGGCCATCGTCGCAGGCTCCAAGGTCTCCACCAAGCTCACCATCCTGCAAGCCCTGGCCGACAAGGTCGATGGCCTGATCGTGGGCGGCGGCATCGCCAACACCTTCATGCTGGCCGAAGGTCTGCCCATCGGCAAAAGCCTGGCCGAGCCCGATCTGGTGGATGAGGCGAAGAAGGTCATCGCCAAAATGAAGGAACGCGGCGCCGAGGTGCCCATTCCCGAAGATGTGGTGGTGGCCAAGCAGTTCAGCGCCACCGCCGAGGCCACCGTCAAAGACGCCAAGGATGTGGCCGCTGACGACCTCATACTCGACATCGGTCCCAAGACTGCGGCCAAGCTGGCGGCCAAGCTCAAGACCGCGGGCACCATCGTCTGGAACGGCCCGGTGGGCGTGTTCGAGTTCGACGCCTTCGCCAACGGCACCAAGGTGCTGGCCGAGGCCATCGCCAGCAGCCCTGCCTTCTCCATCGCGGGCGGCGGCGATACCCTGGCGGCGATTGCCAAATACGGCATCACCGACCGCATCGGCTACATCTCCACCGGCGGCGGCGCCTTCCTGGAAGTGCTCGAAGGCAAACAGTTGCCCGCTTTCGAGATCCTGCAGCAGCGCGCCAAGCAGCCCTTGTCTTGA
- the fba gene encoding class II fructose-bisphosphate aldolase (catalyzes the reversible aldol condensation of dihydroxyacetonephosphate and glyceraldehyde 3-phosphate in the Calvin cycle, glycolysis, and/or gluconeogenesis), translated as MALISLRQLLDHAAEHSYGVPAFNVNNLEQVRAIMEAADETNSPVILQASAGARKYAGAPFLRHLIEAAVEEWPHIPVVMHQDHGTSPGVCQRSIQLGFSSVMMDGSLGTDGKTPTTYEYNVDVTRRVVEMSHACGVSVEGELGCLGSLETGTAGEEDGIGAEGTLDHSQLLTDPEEAADFVKKTQVDALAIAIGTSHGAYKFTRPPTGDILAIGRIKEIHARIPNTHLVMHGSSSVPQEWLKIINSYGGDMGETYGVPVEEIVEGIKHGVRKVNIDTDLRMASTGATRKFLAEHPKEFDPRKFLIASTKAMKEICKARYEAFGTAGNASKIKPITLDAMVALYEKGALDPKIN; from the coding sequence ATGGCCCTGATTTCCCTGCGTCAACTGCTCGACCATGCGGCCGAGCATTCCTACGGCGTCCCCGCCTTCAACGTCAACAACCTCGAACAGGTGCGCGCCATCATGGAAGCCGCCGACGAGACCAACTCGCCGGTCATCCTGCAGGCCTCCGCTGGCGCGCGCAAGTACGCTGGCGCGCCCTTTCTGCGCCACCTCATCGAGGCGGCGGTTGAAGAGTGGCCGCACATTCCCGTGGTCATGCACCAGGATCACGGCACCAGCCCCGGCGTCTGCCAGCGCTCCATCCAGCTGGGCTTCAGCTCGGTGATGATGGACGGCTCGCTGGGCACCGACGGCAAGACGCCGACTACCTACGAGTACAACGTCGACGTCACTCGCCGCGTGGTGGAAATGTCGCACGCCTGCGGCGTGTCGGTCGAAGGCGAACTCGGTTGCCTGGGCTCGCTCGAAACCGGCACCGCCGGTGAAGAAGACGGCATCGGCGCCGAAGGCACGCTCGATCACAGCCAGCTGCTGACCGACCCGGAAGAGGCCGCTGACTTCGTGAAAAAGACCCAGGTCGACGCCCTGGCCATTGCCATCGGCACCAGCCACGGTGCGTACAAGTTCACCCGTCCGCCCACCGGCGACATCCTGGCCATCGGCCGCATCAAGGAAATTCACGCCCGCATTCCCAACACCCACCTGGTGATGCACGGCTCTTCCTCGGTACCGCAAGAGTGGCTCAAAATCATCAACTCCTACGGCGGCGACATGGGCGAGACCTATGGCGTGCCGGTGGAAGAGATCGTCGAAGGCATCAAGCACGGCGTGCGCAAGGTCAACATCGACACCGATCTGCGCATGGCCTCCACGGGCGCCACCCGCAAGTTCCTCGCCGAACACCCGAAAGAGTTCGATCCGCGCAAATTCCTCATCGCCTCGACCAAGGCCATGAAAGAGATTTGCAAGGCGCGTTACGAAGCCTTCGGCACCGCGGGCAATGCGTCCAAGATCAAGCCCATCACGCTCGATGCCATGGTGGCGCTGTACGAAAAGGGCGCGCTCGATCCCAAGATCAACTGA
- a CDS encoding thioredoxin family protein — translation MAATADPLQRGFPAPDFHLPGVDGRSHTLADLRGPKGLLVMFICNHCPYVQAVADRMVRDARELRALGVHAVAINSNDVSAYPEDSFDNMKLFAAQHGFGFPYLYDETQAVAKAYGAVCTPDFFGFNADLKLQYRGQLDASRKQAAPADARRDLFEAIKQIAETGIGPAEQYPSIGCSIKWKGEA, via the coding sequence ATGGCCGCAACCGCCGATCCCTTGCAGCGCGGATTTCCCGCGCCCGACTTTCATCTTCCCGGCGTCGATGGACGCAGCCATACGCTGGCCGACCTGCGTGGCCCCAAGGGACTGCTGGTGATGTTCATCTGCAATCACTGCCCTTATGTGCAGGCCGTGGCCGACCGCATGGTGCGCGATGCCCGGGAGCTGCGCGCCCTGGGCGTGCATGCGGTGGCCATCAACAGCAACGACGTGAGCGCCTATCCCGAAGACTCCTTCGACAACATGAAGCTGTTCGCCGCGCAGCACGGCTTCGGATTTCCCTACCTGTATGACGAAACGCAGGCCGTGGCCAAGGCCTACGGCGCAGTCTGCACGCCCGATTTCTTCGGCTTCAACGCCGATTTGAAGCTGCAGTATCGCGGCCAGCTCGACGCCTCGCGCAAGCAGGCCGCCCCCGCCGACGCCCGCCGCGATTTGTTCGAGGCCATAAAGCAGATCGCCGAAACCGGCATCGGCCCCGCGGAGCAATATCCCAGCATCGGCTGCTCCATCAAATGGAAAGGTGAGGCATGA